From one Thermoanaerobaculales bacterium genomic stretch:
- a CDS encoding DEAD/DEAH box helicase: MSDYEQFLARKRRVWTGAGIDAKQVSLPAALYPWQQAIVRWALRKGRAAIFADCGLGKTFMQVAWAQSLGVTTLILAPLCVAEQTVAEAAKLGVRVRYAQDHADWLRSREAITITNYERLHLFQPQHFSAVVLDESSILKAFDGATRNLVINAFRDTKYRLCCTATPSPNDISELANHAEFLGLMTRPEFLATWFIRIGEGHRTTTRHGWRMKRHAVEPFYRWMSSWAVALRSPADLGYDDAAFNLPPLTIHDAIVDAAPPEGALFHGLALKGIEGRLAARRGSLADRVDAAVQLAQRPGQWIFWCGLNAESDALAHALPDAVNVQGSDGYAEKVGAVQGFMRGDIRILISKPKILGFGLNLQCCHQMAFMGLSDSYETYYQCLRRCWRFGQRRPVDAYVIVSEAEQVVAENVRRKEAMADSLSRALLQHVAAFEREELVA, translated from the coding sequence ATGTCGGACTACGAGCAGTTCCTCGCACGCAAGCGCCGCGTCTGGACAGGCGCCGGGATCGACGCGAAGCAGGTGAGCCTGCCGGCCGCGCTCTACCCGTGGCAACAGGCGATCGTGCGCTGGGCGCTCCGCAAGGGCCGCGCGGCCATCTTCGCGGACTGCGGCCTCGGGAAGACGTTCATGCAGGTCGCGTGGGCGCAGTCCCTTGGGGTCACGACCTTGATCCTCGCGCCGCTGTGCGTGGCCGAGCAGACGGTCGCCGAAGCCGCGAAGCTCGGGGTCCGTGTCCGCTACGCGCAGGACCACGCCGACTGGCTGCGCTCGCGCGAGGCTATCACCATCACGAACTACGAACGGCTCCACCTGTTCCAGCCACAGCATTTCTCGGCCGTCGTGCTGGACGAGTCGAGCATCCTCAAGGCGTTCGACGGGGCCACGCGGAACCTGGTTATCAACGCCTTCCGCGACACGAAGTACCGCCTGTGCTGCACCGCCACCCCGAGCCCGAACGACATCTCCGAACTGGCGAACCACGCCGAATTCCTTGGCCTGATGACGCGGCCGGAATTTCTGGCGACCTGGTTTATTCGGATCGGCGAGGGCCACCGGACCACGACCCGCCACGGCTGGCGCATGAAGCGGCACGCGGTTGAGCCGTTCTACCGCTGGATGTCTTCGTGGGCCGTGGCGCTCCGGTCGCCGGCTGATCTCGGGTATGACGACGCCGCGTTCAACCTGCCGCCCCTGACCATCCATGACGCCATCGTGGACGCGGCCCCGCCGGAGGGCGCGCTGTTTCACGGGCTGGCGCTCAAGGGCATCGAGGGCCGGCTCGCCGCGCGGCGCGGGTCGCTCGCGGATCGCGTGGATGCCGCCGTGCAACTCGCGCAGCGGCCGGGTCAGTGGATCTTCTGGTGCGGCCTAAACGCCGAGAGCGACGCCCTGGCTCACGCGCTCCCCGACGCGGTGAATGTCCAGGGGTCGGACGGCTACGCCGAGAAGGTCGGGGCCGTACAGGGCTTCATGCGGGGCGACATCCGCATCCTGATCAGCAAGCCGAAGATCCTCGGCTTCGGGCTCAACCTCCAGTGCTGCCACCAGATGGCCTTCATGGGTCTGTCGGACAGTTACGAAACCTACTACCAGTGCCTGCGCCGCTGTTGGCGCTTCGGCCAACGCCGCCCCGTGGACGCCTACGTGATCGTCTCGGAGGCCGAGCAGGTGGTGGCCGAGAACGTGCGCCGGAAAGAGGCGATGGCGGATTCCCTGAGCCGGGCTCTGCTCCAGCACGTCGCGGCCTTCGAGCGTGAGGAACTAGTCGCATGA